A single Sulfurimonas aquatica DNA region contains:
- a CDS encoding sulfite exporter TauE/SafE family protein: MENIELAAIISFALLGSIGHCIGMCGGFIVTYTTAKIKPEDSKTAQIFSHFLYNIGRVTSYTLLGILFGYFGSLWDVTPLSRAILFGLTGIMMILMGLSFAGKLKFLNTIEYPITKHNWFKRIFKAQLSSATLKSFFILGMLNGLLPCGLVYTMLVTATTTESALLGGIVMFIFGIFTIPTLFSFAFIVGLFTQNRFRQIMLNLAAITVIFYGGWTLIKAYKQYDKFLHNSNSTMKAMDSKESGCASGKCGS; the protein is encoded by the coding sequence ATGGAAAATATTGAATTAGCTGCGATTATTAGTTTTGCTTTACTAGGCTCTATCGGTCACTGCATAGGAATGTGTGGAGGCTTTATAGTTACATACACTACTGCAAAAATCAAACCTGAAGATTCAAAAACAGCACAAATATTTTCTCATTTTTTATATAACATTGGAAGGGTTACTTCTTATACACTTCTGGGTATTTTATTTGGATATTTTGGTTCCTTATGGGATGTAACCCCGCTTTCAAGAGCAATTTTATTTGGACTTACTGGTATTATGATGATTTTGATGGGCCTCTCCTTTGCAGGTAAGTTGAAATTTTTAAACACTATTGAGTATCCTATTACAAAACATAATTGGTTTAAGAGAATTTTCAAAGCTCAGCTTAGCTCAGCTACCCTAAAAAGTTTTTTTATACTTGGAATGTTAAATGGACTTCTTCCGTGTGGATTAGTTTACACAATGCTAGTAACCGCAACTACAACTGAATCAGCACTACTTGGCGGAATAGTAATGTTTATATTTGGAATTTTTACTATTCCAACACTCTTTAGCTTTGCATTTATAGTAGGGCTTTTCACACAAAATAGATTTAGACAAATTATGCTAAATCTAGCTGCGATAACTGTTATTTTTTATGGTGGATGGACTCTTATTAAAGCTTACAAGCAGTATGATAAATTTCTACATAACTCAAACTCCACTATGAAAGCTATGGACTCAAAAGAGAGTGGCTGTGCATCTGGAAAATGTGGAAGTTGA
- a CDS encoding DUF507 family protein, with protein sequence MKISLKTIPHISNKIAIDLNKSGVVTMTRGLEPVAFEAQKILEENVKKEMALEDKVNDICDDNEEEIEFMLADERQLFFMIKKKLAPEFDVILNYEERFSDIAHKVLDELYEEDLIHFDVTENRIKNIIYNAMTSFLADTSEIEDAVMDKIRSYKRKFIPGTDEFEILHEKLYREEMTKRGME encoded by the coding sequence ATGAAAATATCACTAAAAACTATTCCTCATATATCAAATAAAATAGCGATTGATTTAAATAAAAGTGGTGTTGTAACTATGACTAGGGGCTTAGAGCCTGTTGCTTTTGAAGCTCAAAAAATTCTTGAAGAGAATGTTAAAAAAGAGATGGCACTCGAAGATAAGGTAAATGACATCTGCGATGATAATGAAGAAGAGATAGAATTTATGCTCGCAGATGAGAGACAACTCTTTTTTATGATTAAGAAAAAACTAGCTCCAGAATTTGACGTAATCTTAAATTATGAAGAGAGATTTTCAGATATTGCTCATAAAGTTTTAGATGAACTATATGAAGAAGATTTAATCCATTTTGACGTTACGGAAAATCGCATTAAAAATATTATTTATAACGCAATGACGTCTTTTCTTGCAGATACTTCAGAAATTGAAGACGCAGTAATGGATAAAATTCGTTCATATAAGAGAAAGTTTATTCCAGGAACTGATGAGTTTGAAATTTTACATGAAAAGCTCTATCGTGAAGAGATGACTAAAAGAGGTATGGAGTAA
- the carA gene encoding glutamine-hydrolyzing carbamoyl-phosphate synthase small subunit → MSDALKKVWIYLENGTFLEANSFGADNTVVGEIVFNTSLSGYQEIMSDPSYAGQFVTFTMPEIGNVGTNEQDMESAGAHAKGMIVRKYQPRYSNFRAEESLDSFLVKHNVMGICNIDTRYLTKMLRAEGSMMMIASSEISDKDELKKILESSPRIEDINYIEQVSTKKVYKHTSGTYSSTEFKYNEAPQTEVKIAVIDFGVKRNILNELVGAGIGVEVIPNDFIAEDLIQAYKEKSIDGVFLSNGPGDPLVLKKEQEQIKKLITAKIPMFGICLGHQLLSISHGYDTFKLKFGHHGGNHPVKNEKSGFIEITAQNHNYNVPDNIVEIADITHTNLFDNTIEGLKYKDSPIFSVQHHPEASPGPKESAYIFSEFVTLMKENR, encoded by the coding sequence ATGAGTGATGCATTGAAAAAAGTTTGGATATACCTTGAAAATGGAACATTTTTAGAAGCAAATAGCTTTGGTGCAGATAATACGGTAGTGGGTGAAATTGTATTTAACACTTCTCTTAGCGGTTATCAAGAGATTATGTCTGATCCATCATACGCTGGTCAATTTGTTACATTTACAATGCCTGAAATAGGTAATGTAGGGACTAACGAGCAGGATATGGAGAGCGCAGGCGCACATGCTAAAGGCATGATAGTAAGAAAATACCAGCCACGTTATTCTAACTTTAGAGCGGAAGAATCGCTTGATAGTTTTTTAGTTAAACACAATGTTATGGGTATCTGTAATATTGACACAAGATATTTAACAAAAATGTTAAGAGCCGAAGGTTCCATGATGATGATAGCTTCTAGTGAAATAAGCGACAAAGATGAACTGAAAAAGATTCTTGAATCATCTCCTCGTATTGAAGATATTAATTATATAGAGCAAGTAAGTACAAAAAAAGTTTATAAACATACAAGTGGCACATACTCTTCTACGGAGTTTAAATATAATGAAGCTCCACAAACAGAAGTAAAAATAGCAGTTATAGATTTCGGTGTTAAACGCAATATCTTAAATGAACTTGTTGGAGCGGGAATAGGAGTAGAAGTAATACCAAATGATTTTATTGCCGAAGATTTAATACAAGCATATAAAGAGAAGTCAATAGATGGTGTTTTCTTATCAAACGGTCCTGGTGATCCACTTGTACTTAAAAAAGAACAAGAGCAGATTAAAAAGCTGATCACAGCAAAGATACCAATGTTTGGTATATGTTTGGGCCATCAACTTCTCTCCATCTCACATGGTTATGATACTTTTAAATTAAAGTTTGGCCATCATGGTGGAAATCATCCTGTTAAAAATGAAAAGAGTGGCTTTATTGAGATAACTGCACAAAATCATAACTATAATGTTCCTGATAATATAGTTGAAATTGCTGATATAACTCATACTAATCTTTTTGACAACACAATAGAAGGACTGAAATATAAAGATTCTCCAATATTTTCAGTACAGCATCATCCTGAAGCTAGCCCTGGTCCAAAAGAGAGTGCATATATATTTTCTGAGTTTGTGACTCTTATGAAAGAAAATAGATAG